A segment of the Devriesea agamarum genome:
GAGCCCTACAATGCAGGCCAGCCCTACACCCAGGCAGCCCCCTACGCCCCGGCGGTCCCCAATGCTGGCGATGTCGAGTCGGCGCGCACTCGGGCTCTGGTCGCCATGATCATCGGGTTTGTGTGTGGCGGCACAATCCCCGGCATCCTCGGCCTCGTCGCCTTCCTCAAAGCCAATGATGACCCGCAACAGTCCCGCACCCTCACCAAGTGGGCATGGATCGTCTTCGGGATCTTCTGGGCAATCGGAATTATCTTTTTTATTCTCTATGTTGTGCTCATCATCTTCGTGACAGCCGGCACCGCACCCTCAGGAGTCTGACCAGGCGGTTTAGCGACGGGCTCCGCGGCACCCGGATCGCCCGTATGAGCACGGTGAATGCCTCCACGGCACCTCACCCAAGAACGGCAACTTCACAGCTAACACCTGACCCAATCCGGTGTCGGCATCGCCATCAACCCTCAGTAGCGCACGTGGGCCGGCATCCTCAATGAGGATGCCGGCCCACGTCAGTAACCAGCCCGCGTCAGCTAAGAGTCAGTGCGAGGATCCCTCCGACTCAACTTCCTGACGGTCCTCCGACCACAAAGTGTGAAAGGTGCCGGGAGCGTCAACGCGCTTATAGGTATGCGCACCGAAGAAGTCGCGCTGCGCCTGCACCAAAGCGGCTGGGAGTCGTTCGGCACGGATAGCGTCGTAGTACGAAAGCGTCGAGGAGAACACCGGGGCCGGGTACCCCGAGGTTGCCGCGAAGGCCACGATGCGCCGCCACGCCGGCACCACCTTGCGCATTTCCTCAGTGAAGTATTCGTCCGACAGCAGCAACGGAAGATCGCTGCGCCGCTGGTACGCCTCGGTGATCCGATTGAGGAACCGAGCCCGGATAATGCAGCCACCGCGCCAGATTCGAGCCATCGCACCGCGGTCGATGTTCCACCCATACTGCGCGGCCGCAGCATTGATCTCGTCGAAGCCCTGCGAGTAGGCCACTAACTTGGATGCGTAGAGCGCCTGACGCAGATCTTCAATGAACGCGTCGCGGTCAGCGATCTCGACCGTCTCGGCGAGCGCGGGCAGGCTAGCGCGGGCAGCCTCACGCTGAGGCACAGAACCGGAGACAGAACGGGCAAAGGTTGCCTCGGCAATACCGGTCACCGGAACCCCAAGGTCCAGCGCGGTCTGCACGGTCCAGGTTCCCGTGCCCTTTTGTCCAGCCTGGTCGAGGATGATATCCACAAACGCCTCGCCCGTCTTTGCATCGACGTGGCGCAACACCTCGGCGGTGATCTCCACCAGGTAAGACTCCAGTGGTCCCCGATTCCATTCAGCGAACACGTCGCCAATCTCCTGGGCGCTCATGCCGAGCGCGCGGTGCATGAGGTCATATGCCTCGGAGATCACCTGCATGTCGGCATATTCGATGCCGTTGTGGACCATTTTGACGAAGTGTCCAGCGCCATCGGCCCCCACATACGTGCAGCAGGGTTCCCCGTCCACATGGGCCGAAATCTTCTCAAACATGGGCCCGAGCCGGTCATACGATTCGGGGGTGCCACCCGGCATGATCGACGGCCCGTTCAACGCGCCTTCTTCACCGCCGGAAACTCCAGCCCCCACAAAGTGCAGCCCCTTCTCGCGCAGGGCCGCCTCACGCCTGAGAGTATCGGTAAACAGCGCATTCCCGCAGTCCACGATGATGTCACCCGGTTCCATCCGGGAGGCGAGCTCATCAATCACTGCGTCGGTTGCACGTCCGGCTTTGACCATAATGATCGCCACCCGAGGTTTTTGCAGGGACGCGACGAAGTCATCCATGGACTCCGAGGGGTAAAACGAACCTTCATCCCCATGCTCATCCATCACTTTCTCGGTTTTGGCCACGCTGCGGTTGTGGATCGCGACGTTAAAACCTTTGTGAGCGAGGTTGCGCGCGAGGTTGGATCCCATCACCGCCATTCCGGTCACGCCGATATCGGCGACGTTCGCGGGCGAGGGTTCAAAGCTAGCCATATAGATGCTCCTTGTGCTGGTGCGGGAACGGCGCGCGGTCGTGTATACCCTGCAAGGCCCGTATCGCGGCGAGTTACCACCGGGCTACGGGATCGACCGGGCTCAATGGGCAAGAGTTTAGTCATGCGAAACGAACGGAACCTGATTCCTGGTCGAATGCGGGACCGCAGTTCGCATGCACGGCACTGTTGCACAGCGGATGTGAGGCACCGTCACCGCACATAGGACAGGTGAAGCACTAACCGGTGGTATACCCAGGGCACGTGAATCACTGCTGTTGCACAGCATGGCGTGCGCAACGGCGGTGATACCGGCGCTGAGCAGTGTCTGCGGGCTCCGGCATGCGCGCAGATAGAATCGGCGGGGGCGAGATCGGATACAGCAATGGATGGCAATGGCGTGAATAACGGCGGTATAGGCGGTAGCAGCGTGAGCGGCGGAGCACTCATTGTTCAAAGCGATAAATCTTTACTCCTGGAAGTTGCCCATCCAGATTCGGAAGCCGCCCGTTTCGCCATCGCCCCTTTCGCTGAGTTAGAGCGCGCACCCGAACATGTGCACACCTATCGGGTGACAGATCTTGGACTGTGGAACGCCCGCGCTGCTGGGTACGACGCGGAAACCGTGGTGTCTGCCCTGGTGGAACACTCCCGCTACCCGGTTCCACATTCGCTGCTCGTGGATGTGGCGGCGATTATGGACCGTTTCGGGCGTCTCCAATTGCAGGCCGATCCTGCACACGGCCTAGTGCTGCACGCTTTAGACCGGGCTGTGTTGGAGGAGGTGCTGCGCGCTAAACGAGTACAGGGCATGCTCGGTGCTCGGCTGGATGAGGCCACCGTACTGGTGCATCCCTCGGAGCGAGGGAACCTTAAACAAGCGTTGTTAAAGCTGGGGTGGCCCGCTGAAGATCTCGCCGGATACGTGGACGGCGAGGCACATCCGATGGCGCTGGTGGAGGACGGATGGTCGTTGCGTTCATATCAGCGCGAAGCAATTGACGCTTTCGCCCATGGCGGCTCCGGTGTGGTGGTTTTACCCTGCGGGGCCGGCAAAACAGTGGTCGGTGCCGGAGCCATGACCCGGATTGAACGCACCACACTGATTTTGGTGACGGGGACGGTGGCAGCGCGGCAGTGGAAGTCTGAGCTGGTGCGGCGCACCTCGCTCACCGAGGACGAGATCGGTGAGTACTCCGGTACCACCAAACAGATCCGCCCGGTCACCATTGCTACCTATCAGGTCCTCACCTCGAAACGGGGTGGAGTGCATCCCCATTTGGAGCTGATGAGCGCTCGCGATTGGGGCCTGATCGTATACGACGAAGTTCATCTGCTTCCGGCGCCTGTGTTCCGCATGACCGCTGATTTACAGGCTCGACGCCGTCTGGGGCTGACGGCGACTTTGGTGCGCGAGGATGGCCGCGAGGGTGAGGTGTTTTCACTGATCGGGCCGAAGCGGTACGACGCCCCGTGGAAGGATCTGGAGACCCAGGGATACATTGCGCCT
Coding sequences within it:
- the gndA gene encoding NADP-dependent phosphogluconate dehydrogenase: MASFEPSPANVADIGVTGMAVMGSNLARNLAHKGFNVAIHNRSVAKTEKVMDEHGDEGSFYPSESMDDFVASLQKPRVAIIMVKAGRATDAVIDELASRMEPGDIIVDCGNALFTDTLRREAALREKGLHFVGAGVSGGEEGALNGPSIMPGGTPESYDRLGPMFEKISAHVDGEPCCTYVGADGAGHFVKMVHNGIEYADMQVISEAYDLMHRALGMSAQEIGDVFAEWNRGPLESYLVEITAEVLRHVDAKTGEAFVDIILDQAGQKGTGTWTVQTALDLGVPVTGIAEATFARSVSGSVPQREAARASLPALAETVEIADRDAFIEDLRQALYASKLVAYSQGFDEINAAAAQYGWNIDRGAMARIWRGGCIIRARFLNRITEAYQRRSDLPLLLSDEYFTEEMRKVVPAWRRIVAFAATSGYPAPVFSSTLSYYDAIRAERLPAALVQAQRDFFGAHTYKRVDAPGTFHTLWSEDRQEVESEGSSH
- a CDS encoding DNA repair helicase XPB codes for the protein MSGGALIVQSDKSLLLEVAHPDSEAARFAIAPFAELERAPEHVHTYRVTDLGLWNARAAGYDAETVVSALVEHSRYPVPHSLLVDVAAIMDRFGRLQLQADPAHGLVLHALDRAVLEEVLRAKRVQGMLGARLDEATVLVHPSERGNLKQALLKLGWPAEDLAGYVDGEAHPMALVEDGWSLRSYQREAIDAFAHGGSGVVVLPCGAGKTVVGAGAMTRIERTTLILVTGTVAARQWKSELVRRTSLTEDEIGEYSGTTKQIRPVTIATYQVLTSKRGGVHPHLELMSARDWGLIVYDEVHLLPAPVFRMTADLQARRRLGLTATLVREDGREGEVFSLIGPKRYDAPWKDLETQGYIAPADCTEVRITLPDADRLAYAMAEAEDRYRLGATHAAKVPVVKALVARHAKDRVLVIGQYLDQLEEIAAALGADLVTGRTRVSERERLFEAFRSGEITRLVVSKVANFSIDLPEAGVAIQVSGTFGSRQEEAQRLGRILRPKGDGRAAHFYTLVTQDTQDQDFAAHRQRFLAEQGYAYRIVDADDIPNA